ggggcactagagtagtgacttcatacacgagcgtggtgctcgggtatgcgggatccttcggatatgaccgtgctccatggtgtgactggggtagacggcaggtggtgacagccctatccatccggcgtaacagcggtgttgcgtttagtgtactccccgacgttcgggttcggtgtaggagttcatgcaaagaggtaacgggactggatgtactccggtgcgggatcttctccccgctatcccattttttctggcacctgcagtcctaaccatgatctaacatgaccccagctttggatagaagcactaggacacctaacctagcctaagctccagctgacttgacgtaggatagagtagttctttgttttatagtttctctcctttattccttcctcttggagtgtggatgtgtgctgtgtcgcattatccttgcttattctttatctgtacttacccctattagagtattgcctattgcttgaggcacaatgtcatggttaatgttgagtacaatacctttgccactgccgtcctttgggacacaaataaatcacgatacccttactctccgggtgaaatgctacaatggtatatccgtgcgcttgcggatccatctgtaatcgtattgattataccacgagagtggcaccccttgggtgcagttgctaggatgggttcggcgccctcatttctagtgattgcactaaggactgccaacaggcatttctggcgctgttgctaaggattaaccattcctagtgattgcgctaagaaatgtcaacagccTCATGCCAAGTTCCCAATCACCTAGATCtcgctttccactaaggagcttctccatgaaGGATGGGAGTCCCCACGTCTTccgcacaatgtcatcgacgtcTCTCCACACCAACATTGAAAGTCAAAGACGTGTCGGTGAGTCCAAGACTCCAAGGGTATTGTACAGTAGAGCACGAGTACGCATAGCAATTCTGAAACAATaaacaaaaataaacaaaataaataaaacttttttgtaccggttggaaagGCAAACGGGTAGCAAAGGGTCTGCCCGCTTGTGTCAGCATGACAGCCTCTATGGTACTGGTTGGATGGTAgcgcaccggttgaaaaacccggtgtcctaGACTGACCCCAATGGTCCCGGTTTCGCAACGGTTTCAACCAGTTCCCTCGGCccttttttctagtagtgtacaaATAGGGGCAAGCAAAGTCATTTTTCCACTTTCTTAATCTGTCCTGAAATTTCTAAAGTGACTTGtatttttttgggacggagggagtatgtgcaTAAATTACTTACAGTCGGACACAGTGAAGTCATTACCTTTTAAATATAGTATGTTTGTAATCGGAATATGTAATAATCATGAAGAGATTAAAGATAATAGAAAGGATAAACATCATTACTACTGTAGGCAAGTCTTATTTTGGGACATATAGGGTGGCAAAAGTGAGGCATCCATATATTTTTAAGTAGTAGGATCTTCAAACTGGGTTTGAGTATTATATCCTGGCATCATTGTGCTTAATTAGACGTCAGTCTAAATGTATCTGTTATATATGTACCACGTCAGTGCCTCTACTTTCTTGCAAAACACAAAATATCCTATATCAATGCAAATCTTGTAACTACTGCTTAAATTagttggagaaaaatagaacttCTAGTGGGAGAAAAGACAAACCAAGAAAGTTTATATATATACTCCTTATAGGAAATAGAGATTGTTTAGGACATGATTGTGCATACCAAGAAGTGATTAATTAGAGGTTAGTTTTCCCGGTTTGCCCATACTAAATAAGGTGGCGGGTGcgttgtactccctccatcctgaaaCATTGGATGGGACTCTAGCGCggcaaggcgtgctctgctatTAATGCGACACAATTAACGAAGTGATGCAATTAACCCAAAGGAAGCCGGAGCGGAAGGGCAAAGCTAAGCAGTCCAAATCGCCAGGTGCGGACGACTTCCTTTTAGCGATCCAAGGAGTTGCGCAGGACGACCTGTATTTCCTATAGGGAGGGAGTATATAATATGTCCATCCATTACGTTCTAGTCCCAGCTCTGAAGCTCATTCCGCAAGACCATAAGCTCCTCCACCCGCCATGAGCAGCATCGCCGCCCCTCCTGTTGAGAGTGGACTTAACCATCTTAATTGTGCATCATTTTCGGGTCTTTACCAATAGAAAGATGTGCATACAAATATGTAGGGGAGGTACATGTGGGGGAGGTGCATGATAAAAGGCATGCTAGTTTAATTAGCACATTCtcaatacttaataattagggataggagagtcttttctacacaACCATAATTTGTCTTAAAAACTCTAGGATGACTTACATtccaggatggagggagtatcttgTTAACGCTTTTGCGTAGAACATGAAAAACAGCCTAGCATATGTGATATGTATGGGTAGGGAATCGATGCATCATCCGCTCCAAAAGGGTGCTTAAATTATCATACTTAAAAAACGGAATCCTATGGCTCAAACTAACTACAGCAATGTTCAAGATAAACTTTGACAAGTCTATCTAGTTATTCCCCAAGGTTTATCCTTGTGTTTGTCCTACTACATCACAACACCAGCTTAGCAACAGATGCCACATTCATTAGAGTGCCTGAGAGATAACATTTTAAAGATatgtaaaattttataatgatgataaaaaaaatttataccaGGCAACCACCAGACAGTCAACCATCTCAATATCCAATGGGCACAATTTTTCACTACGACAGCAGACACTATCACCGCCAAATCCAAAtcggcatcaccgccggtttggcACCCGTTGGATTTCGGCAGCCCTAAGGAAGCCTATCACCATCCGGTGCACAACCAGCGGTACTGCCGAttaaaaacacacaaaaaaaaagaaaaatcccgCGTGTCCACTGATGGTCCTGCCCACCGCCTCGACCACACTAGCTGCCCCACACGCCGGTGGCCCGCGCACAGTACCCTGCGAAAATATAAATACGACACCCTGAAATACTCTCGGATAAAATGCTACAATGACATCCGTCCGCTTACAGATTTATTTGTGACGTAAGAAATGCTAGCTAGCATATGGTGCTCACACTCTTCATCACTAGAATATCTGGTTCCTGCTTTCTTCACTTATGTGCACCTGATCCAATACCACATGTACCGTTTCTCAGGTGTCGGACTATTTTGTGTTGAGAATTTCAGCAGTCGTAGTTGTCGAATTCAATCCAATCTTTGTCTCTATTATAATGTTTATTCATGTATTACACCAGTGAGATCtcttcatatatttttgatgtATGTGTTAGTCTCGTTGACTATATTATTATTTTCACTTTCACAAAAATCACAATATGCCCAAGCTAGGGCCATGCTAGCTATAGCTAGCTTGCTAGCAAGGTAGCTATCATATCCAAGGTCCAACTCTGCACCTACTCACATTCAGATAGTTAGTTTGCATATGAAAGATCATTAAAACAATCAGCATAAGGGTATTGCCGCTGAAGTTAAACAATTGGTACATGATTCATCGAAACATACTCTTTTTCATTCTTTTTAAGAATGTTCATCTTTGGAGGGAAAATATTTATATGGTTGTGAACCCTATGGACCTACAGCTGAAGTTTCTTAGATATTACCAATTTCTATAATTTATTACTACCGATACAGAACAAAATGCTGActtgttaattttttttttgaaagaagatTATTCACATTACTTTCTTTAGCCAGAATAAATATTGTGGTTTTGGACATacaagttttgaaattttggatcctttattatcattatttttttGAGTATTAGATTGGGAACAATtaagaaagaaaacaaaatttAGATTCGCGTAATGAAGTACTTCTTTTGTCTGTTCGCTGTATAAATGTATCAATATGTTCATATTTTTAAAAGATTTTAACATGATGTTAATTCTGTAGGAGTTGACTTAACATTGTACTGTAAACTTGTGACAATTAGTAAGGCCAGGTGAGTCATAGTTTGTGCTATGCAGGTATGCAGTGCCAGCGTGCTTAAACTACTACGGTATTCGGGATACCACGCCATCCTATGCTGCCATCTTCCTAAACTTAGTTCCTCTCATCACCTTCATTCTATCCATAGTTTTCAGGTAAGAGCTGTTCTATTTTTGTATCAGTCTGGACAATGTGCTTCAGATTTTACATAGTATGACGAGGCTTGTAAAAGTATTCTTTTATGGTCTATTATGTTTCAATTATTGAAGAGAGTATTAAGAATTCATCTCATCAAAACACATATTTCTGTCAAAATGTTAGAATGGAGAAATTGCGATTCAAGACTGTGACCGGATCACTGAAGGTAGCAGGCATcctgctttctgtaggaggtaCAATGTTCCTTAGCTTTTACAAGGGCAGGAGTCTGCATCTTTGGGGTTCTATTTTACATTACCACTCATACGAGAAGGAATATGCTGCAAACCATCATGTAAGAGGAACAGTCCTCTTGCTAGGCAGCAGCCTCGCCTTTGCATGCTGGTACCCAATTCAGGTAATCATGCACTTTCGTGACACTGGTCCAAGTCTAAAAACTGTCCACAATGTAAGCTATTTAAGTTCTACTACGATCTTGTTTCGTTGCAGTCAATGGTCAATAAAGTGTATCCACATAAGTATTGGTCATCCCTGGTGACATGTTTTCTTGGAGGACTTCAGACAACACTAATTGGAATAATACTAAGAAGAGATGGGAATACCTGGAAGCTTGGATGGGATCTACAACTTCTGACCATTGTGTACACGGTAAAAGCCACTAGGTTGCATAACTTATCAGACTCAATTTACAACTATGAGCTGTACTGTTTCTGTTGATGAAAGAAAACAAATAAATTGGGCGCATTTTCAGACTATGAGCTGTACAACTATCAGACTCAAGTTAAAAATATATATGGTTATAAACAAGGAGAATAATACTTTTCACCTCATCATTGGGCGCAGTTTAGGGAGCAATGAACTTTTTTTTATGAGAGGGAGCAATGAACTTGGAAAAATGGAAATAGATACATTTTAAACATGAGCAGATACAGGATTGGAAACTGATGTATTTTACAAAATAAAGTACTATGTGCTCATTTGGTCTTTTCTTTTGAGTCAATGTGCTCATTCGTTCTTGATGAAGTTAATATAAAAACAAACATAAACACCTACAATGATACAGGGGGTATTGGCAACAGCAGTGAGATACAATCTGGAGTCATGGGCCGTTACCAAGCGAGGCCCAGTGTACCCACCAATGTTTATCCCATTGATAACTGTCTTCACTACTGTTTTGGGCTCCATATTTTTAGGGGATGCAATTACCATTGGAAGGTTCGCTGCTTCTACCTCTTGTCGTTGCGTTCTGGACTATCGCTACATTCAATTTCTCATGACCATATCTAACTATTGATTGGATTTGTCTCCTTTCTGAATTTGCAGCCTCCTTGGTGCAGCAATAGTAATAACGGGGCTCTACATTTTCCTCTGGGGTAAATCAAAAGAGCTGCACAGAAAGTAAATAGTTTACGTAACAAAATTCTTGTAACTACAAAAAGCCAAAAAAATGTCTTTTTATGCTGTTAAGGGATTAGCATAATTCAGGGTTAAGTTATATGGAATAGACATTACTTACTGGACATATGGTTCTGCTTCAGCTTCTGTGAAATGCAAGGATTCTCTAGCTTACTAGCAAGGTCCGTGTCTTTCTGCCTTCCTAATTTCTCAGCCGCCTTCAGTTTGCCGCGGTCATTGGACGTTGCTGCAATTGCTTACCTCCACTACTACAAGAATGATTTTTAGAAATATCATATTTTTTGAAGTGGTTTCAATGTGGAGCCGCCCCTAGTTTTGTCTAGGTGGGCCCAAGGCCTCAGCTCGCCTGTATAAATGATTTTCCACGGGCGGTCAACTTAAGAGGACCAGAAGTGAAATGAATTTTTCTTTAAAGTGGTTGCTGAGTTAGCGTCCCTAGAAATAGGGGGTAAAGCGGGTGGTTTATGTAAGGAAACGGGATGCTATGCCAGCAAGAATTCCTAATTTAACCACGTTCACCAAGGATCATACGTAAGCGGATGATCATGGATCGTTACCGCTCAACGCGTAGCGCAGCGGAAGATGCATTGGAGTAGGCTCGTCCAACGTAGTCGCACGTCGAAATAGAGAAAGTAGTCGTTCACGTTACGAATGGATCGTCTCCTCGCCCATCAGCACCGCAACAGCAGCAACGCCTCCACGGACTCCACACGTATGGGGTAGGAACACCGATCGCCGGTGTGCTAGAACCGCGCGCTCAGCTAGGGTTTTGTGGCGAGCGGAGAGGCGGCAACGGCAACAGCTAGGGTTTGTGGCGCACAATTGTATGGCGCCCCAGCCCTTGCCCCTCATTATATAGACTTCACTAATGGGCCATCACGCTAGAAGCCCATTAGGGTTCTAATCATTCTTGGATTAATATCCGGCCCACACATGTTtgcctcttgggcatatcaccaataatctcccacttgcactagagacaatcatatagGCAAACTTTCGTTCCAACCcgttaagtgtgtgacccgtaaGGTTTATGTGTGAGTTGTTGTGATGCGAAAGGGTGCCTAGCCTGATTGGTTAGGTGGCCTTAGTAGCACTCcacaggtcctgggttcgactcctggtgggagcgaatttcaggctgagattaaaaaaatcccctcgtctGCCTACACGCCAAAGCACATGAAAATAGGTCCTGGCTCACCCCGGCCCGCTCTCACACGGGTTAAGGTATGGGTTACGACGCGCCCCTGTGTAACGGTGGGGCAGGGGTTTGGGGTTTTCTCGACCACGTGCTTACATTAATGCTCGGGGGTGGCTTGCCCCTTGCAGGTCGAGTTTTTGTGAGTAGCTGTGATGCAAGAACCATTCTTGCATTACTAATCAGTAGTGGCGCCTAGCAGGGCGCACTAACTTCCACgcacacataaagatcatatcggcaaAACCTTATGATATACTCATTCACTAATCCCTTTGCCTCAGCACACCAATCAAGCTCAAGGCAAGTTTCGTGCCACccttgtgatagctcgaccactTACTCGATCTTGCAGTGGATTACAATTTGACTAACATTTTAGTCACTTTgcgattaactctttaatcactatGGCACGACCATACACTTTCGTAATCCAACCGCATAGAGGGGCCTAGATATCTCTCctgttatctaggaggggcaaatctcTAAAAGACGAAACCTGCCCCGTAGGATCGAGCGGGAGATTGGGCCATGTCATCGCTATTTATCCACTGTCGGATCTTCCATCTATGGAAGAAATCAAGCACAGGAGCAGGCACGGTCTCAAACTTCTCGAGTCTCAGGCTCTCGACCCTTCCGATTCCCATCTACACCGCGATCTCTTTCTTCGTCGCCGTCCCTCCCTGCTTCACGGGTTGTTCTCGCACATTCCATGCTGGCAGCACGAGCGCTTCCCACGTTGCTGCTCCCCCTCCCAGTTTCACACAACTGGAAAAAAGCCTATACGCACCGGTTAGTATGGGGCTTAGGTTGAACCGGTACCCGGTAACCGAGACCAATAGTTGCGTTCATCAGCACCGGGTAAaagaaccggtgcctaaggctatATTTTTTAGTTGCGTTCATCAGCACCGGGTAaaaaaaaccggtgcctaaggctatattttttggcaaaaatagTTGGCCGGGATTCGAACTCAAGATCACTTGCCTCGCGTGTGCCTTTCTAACCATCTCGCCTACACATCACATCTGATGGGAAgatagatatttttcttttgaagtaacccatggacgagcctaaggtaccggttggtgttaccaaccggtacctaaggctcttaaggtaccggttggtgttaccaaccggtacctaaggctcattcataggcaccggttggtggtaacacccggtactaatgtaaaaaTTACCACCTGGTACCTATGTAGAGCCTtgggtaccggttggtgttaccaaccggtacctaaggctcatccataggtcACATCCACCCTAAAAGTACCGGCAccaagatgaaccggtaccaatATTAGCatggtaccggttcatcttcattCTGGTATTTTTGGGTGGACCTTTGGCGTATTCTACTAGTGTCATCTCCAATCACTGGAGAGTTTGCAGCCGGCGAATTCGATTTGATGGCTGGGCAAGATGACGACGACAGTGACGACAGACTCGCACCAACGAGCAGAAGCTCCCGCATAATCTCCGCCAGGGGATCGTGCACCTCGGGCTCTGACAGAGACAGTTCCGAGTCCGATAGCCTATGTTGATTTAGCGATAGCCTATACTGCTGCCGCAACTGCGATGTGCTAGCAGAGTAGCCGAGCAGGCCACCACGCGCTGCCGCTGCAGTCCGTTGGAAGCGCTAGCACAGCAGGCTCACCGGATGTCAATGTACGAAGCGATGCGCAAGAAGCTTGGGCGGATACCAGCCTACCAATTACTTGCGGGACGGGTGCCTGGCTATGGTGATAGGGCCCATCTCCTCCACTTTACATCAGGCGGTTCCGCGCGGCCAGTGGTCACCAGCAGCACGTCGGGTTCTCCATCAACGACCCCCAATAAATCAATCAAAATCCATCTGGTATTGCCAATTATCTAACAAAGTGTTACCAATGCAAGCAAGCTTGAGACCTGCTTGAGACCTCTTACCTGAGGTGAGATCACCCATAGCAATCCCAAAGCCTGCACCTGTTTGCTGTTTTGCACAAGTGAACCTTTCACTCTTCAGAGCTTCTTTGCCATATATATACTTTGCTGACTACCTTATTAATTCGTATAATCAACTATATATGATTCTTCATCGATTATTCAGATCCGCTTTACATTCATAAGATTTTTTGACACATTTTCTAGGTTAACTGAGCCTTTGAACAGGTGGATTACATGTTACGTTACCAATGTACTTAAACTTGTTTGAAAAGTTTGtcaagctaaaatttgaaatgtcTGCTGCATTTATAGTATTATTTTTTCCTTCAGATTCAGAATTATTGGAATATTGTTAACTTGTTACATGTTTTTGTGGTACCTCAACTTTAAATTGCAAACATGTATACCTTGTCGTTTTAGTTTTCAACAAGTTTCCACGTCTGCCGTGCTGTCCCGGTTCCGATCCATTATCCATCCCAGCACTCCTATGTGTAGCTACTATCTTTCGATGCATGTATATCTTTGTTACGAGTCAACAAATCCAGTCCTATTAATTATTAAAATAATTGAAAATCCCACCAATCACGCATCCTCGCACTACCTCTACACTGTACACTAGCCCAACACTGGctg
This genomic interval from Panicum virgatum strain AP13 chromosome 8K, P.virgatum_v5, whole genome shotgun sequence contains the following:
- the LOC120644230 gene encoding WAT1-related protein At5g64700-like — its product is MEKLRFKTVTGSLKVAGILLSVGGTMFLSFYKGRSLHLWGSILHYHSYEKEYAANHHVRGTVLLLGSSLAFACWYPIQSMVNKVYPHKYWSSLVTCFLGGLQTTLIGIILRRDGNTWKLGWDLQLLTIVYTGVLATAVRYNLESWAVTKRGPVYPPMFIPLITVFTTVLGSIFLGDAITIGSLLGAAIVITGLYIFLWGKSKELHRK